A stretch of Betaproteobacteria bacterium DNA encodes these proteins:
- a CDS encoding SCO family protein, translating to MACPAHGAPSENGSAVPDSASVSATKGETPATVGLEQTAALRMSQAAIGSKVSDFTLLDREGRPVRLSSYRGKPLLVSFIYTACFQVCPLTTRSLQSAVEAGRDVFGTNQYNIVSIGFNQPADTPQALKAFALQHRINQPNWEFLSPHASIVESLAREFGFSYAATPAGFDHVLQVTMLDAEGRVYRQIYGEELNADSLGEPLVQLMRNAPVAQQLKLEDLIDRVRILCTVYDPKTGKYRYKYDLIIEIAGGVTFALAMLWFFLAEWRARWLARRAQRNPRVTKTEAPA from the coding sequence ATGGCCTGTCCCGCCCATGGCGCGCCGTCAGAAAATGGCAGTGCGGTCCCTGATTCTGCATCCGTTTCGGCAACCAAAGGGGAAACTCCCGCAACCGTCGGACTCGAGCAGACCGCCGCATTGCGCATGAGCCAGGCGGCGATCGGCAGCAAGGTCAGCGATTTCACGTTACTCGACCGTGAAGGCCGGCCGGTCCGGTTGTCAAGTTATCGCGGCAAACCGCTGCTGGTGAGCTTTATCTACACTGCGTGCTTTCAAGTCTGTCCTCTCACCACCCGATCGCTGCAAAGCGCGGTCGAAGCCGGCCGCGATGTGTTCGGCACCAATCAGTACAACATCGTCAGTATCGGTTTCAATCAGCCCGCGGATACACCCCAAGCCCTGAAGGCCTTCGCCCTCCAGCACCGCATCAATCAACCCAACTGGGAGTTTCTGAGTCCCCACGCCTCAATCGTCGAATCACTCGCGCGCGAATTCGGTTTCAGTTACGCGGCAACCCCTGCCGGTTTTGATCATGTGCTCCAGGTGACCATGCTTGACGCAGAAGGTCGAGTTTATCGGCAGATCTATGGCGAAGAGCTCAACGCCGATTCATTGGGCGAACCGCTGGTGCAATTGATGCGCAATGCGCCGGTCGCGCAGCAACTGAAGCTGGAAGACCTGATCGATCGTGTGCGTATTCTGTGCACCGTGTACGACCCCAAGACCGGCAAATACCGATACAAATACGATTTGATCATCGAAATCGCGGGCGGCGTCACCTTCGCGCTGGCAATGCTCTGGTTTTTTCTCGCCGAATGGCGTGCGCGCTGGCTTGCGCGGCGCGCGCAACGCAATCCGCGCGTAACAAAAACTGAAGCGCCAGCTTGA
- a CDS encoding cytochrome b N-terminal domain-containing protein: MATALSALRIADEGLTGVFDRAFAPANNPWRHLGALAFLCLVISVVSGIIAFALYDTSVAGAYDSGLRLQNDPLLLGRLLRGMHRYAADAFMALTVLHLVREALRGHYRGVRWFSWLTGVPLLWMLWLTGITGLWLLWDERALYSVTAAAEWLQALPLSSDLLARNFLTADTLNDRFFSLILFVHIGVPLLLLAAVWVHVERISLPRIWPPRSLTTGSLVMLALLALSVPAESLGPADTGHAVAQLSLDWFYLFPHPLVDAISAQWVWLLAAVLTVALAILPWVRRPGAKKELLARAARVDLANCNGCARCAADCPFGAVVMIPRQDQRNHPQQASVISDLCAACGICVGACPSSTPFRRIEDIVSGIEMPDMPIAGLRQQLQQKLAGLSGSSKVVVFACRLAANFESLADTSTTVIPLECAGMLPPSFFEYATRMGASGTVVAGCREADCEYRLGDLWVQERLRGARAPRLRAAAQRDRFAVVWAGREIDRVKAAIATLHADARLNPAKMNPATGPAVAFNEVQHD, translated from the coding sequence ATGGCCACCGCTCTTTCCGCACTGCGCATCGCTGATGAAGGCCTGACCGGCGTATTCGATCGCGCCTTTGCACCCGCCAACAACCCGTGGCGGCATCTGGGCGCCCTGGCATTTCTTTGCCTGGTCATCTCGGTGGTCAGTGGAATCATTGCCTTTGCGCTATACGACACCAGCGTCGCCGGCGCATACGATTCAGGCTTGCGACTGCAAAACGATCCGTTACTGCTCGGCCGGCTGCTGCGCGGTATGCATCGATATGCGGCCGATGCGTTCATGGCGTTGACGGTACTGCACCTCGTGCGCGAAGCGTTGCGCGGGCATTATCGCGGCGTCCGCTGGTTCTCATGGCTAACGGGCGTTCCTTTGCTATGGATGCTGTGGCTTACCGGCATTACCGGCCTGTGGCTGCTTTGGGATGAACGCGCGCTTTACAGCGTGACCGCGGCGGCCGAGTGGCTTCAGGCGCTGCCACTCTCATCGGATCTGCTGGCCCGAAACTTTCTCACCGCGGACACCCTCAACGATCGCTTCTTCTCGCTAATCCTGTTTGTGCATATCGGCGTACCGCTACTGTTACTCGCGGCCGTATGGGTACATGTGGAGCGCATCTCCCTGCCGCGCATTTGGCCGCCCCGTTCTCTGACGACGGGGAGCCTCGTTATGCTCGCACTGCTTGCGTTGTCGGTGCCTGCGGAAAGCCTGGGTCCAGCCGATACCGGTCACGCGGTCGCGCAGCTCTCGCTTGACTGGTTTTATCTCTTCCCCCATCCCCTGGTCGATGCGATTTCCGCGCAATGGGTTTGGCTGTTGGCCGCAGTACTGACTGTCGCGCTAGCCATATTGCCGTGGGTTCGCCGGCCTGGCGCGAAGAAGGAATTGCTGGCCCGGGCCGCCCGCGTCGACCTGGCCAATTGCAACGGTTGTGCGCGCTGCGCGGCGGATTGTCCATTTGGCGCGGTGGTGATGATTCCGCGGCAGGATCAGCGCAACCACCCGCAACAGGCGTCAGTAATCAGCGATCTATGCGCGGCATGTGGCATCTGTGTGGGTGCGTGCCCCTCGTCAACGCCATTCCGGCGCATCGAAGATATCGTTTCCGGCATCGAGATGCCCGATATGCCGATCGCCGGTCTGCGTCAGCAACTGCAGCAGAAACTTGCCGGCCTGAGTGGAAGTAGCAAGGTCGTGGTTTTCGCCTGCCGATTGGCGGCGAACTTCGAATCGCTGGCCGACACCTCGACGACAGTGATACCGCTGGAGTGTGCCGGCATGTTGCCGCCATCGTTCTTCGAATACGCCACCCGCATGGGCGCATCAGGCACGGTGGTAGCAGGCTGCCGGGAAGCTGATTGCGAATATCGGCTGGGCGACCTATGGGTGCAAGAGCGCTTGAGGGGCGCTCGCGCGCCGAGGCTGCGCGCCGCCGCGCAGCGCGACCGTTTTGCGGTAGTCTGGGCGGGGCGCGAGATCGATCGCGTCAAAGCCGCCATTGCAACATTGCATGCCGACGCCCGATTGAATCCCGCCAAAATGAATCCAGCGACCGGCCCTGCAGTTGCCTTCAACGAGGTACAGCATGATTGA
- a CDS encoding cbb3-type cytochrome c oxidase subunit I, translating to MIDPRSLQAAFGNGTTASNTFAASEANFLFDLAMPQDSRKPMAMAWLGLGMLALLASGLFSILLVLSRTPQLQTLFPVADFFRVALVVHVDLSVLVWFLAFGGALWTMSGTPRFTPLAWCAFALSALGTITMSAAPFVERATPVMANYVPVLDGPVFLAGLILFGAGIALLCLRSMLAAAPVGLRISGDGALRFGLNAALVSCAVAAFAFAWSWAVVPRELDARIYYELVFWGGGHVLQFAYTLLMLVSWVWLASALDTGATSRLSMRFSTRFPLSPRVVTLLFAIALLAVFLTPITYLAYDVTSVEHHRMQTLLMRFGGGLVIAPIALAVLWSLRSAQGMSVEMRPLRTSLIASLVLFSAGGIIGFLITGNNVRIPAHYHGCIVGVTLAMMGVVYHLLPRLGFAAPKSLAAIWQPVIYGAGQLMHIVGLVWSGGYGVQRKVAGADQVLRTTQETFGMGLMGLGGLIAIIGGVMFLLIVLRSLRRQEAS from the coding sequence ATGATTGACCCCAGATCACTCCAGGCGGCATTCGGCAACGGAACCACTGCTTCAAATACATTCGCAGCATCAGAGGCGAATTTTCTTTTCGATCTTGCCATGCCGCAGGATTCGCGAAAACCGATGGCGATGGCCTGGCTTGGCCTCGGCATGCTGGCGCTGCTGGCCTCCGGCCTGTTCTCGATCCTGCTGGTGCTATCGCGCACACCACAGTTGCAGACGCTTTTTCCGGTGGCCGATTTTTTTCGTGTGGCGCTGGTCGTGCACGTCGATCTCTCGGTGCTGGTGTGGTTTCTCGCTTTCGGCGGCGCGCTCTGGACCATGAGCGGCACACCACGTTTCACTCCATTGGCCTGGTGTGCGTTCGCCCTCTCGGCGCTCGGCACGATCACCATGAGCGCGGCACCGTTTGTCGAGCGCGCCACGCCGGTAATGGCCAACTATGTGCCGGTACTGGATGGGCCGGTGTTTCTCGCCGGCCTCATATTGTTCGGCGCAGGCATCGCGCTGCTCTGCCTGCGCTCTATGCTGGCAGCCGCACCGGTGGGGTTGCGAATCAGCGGGGACGGTGCACTTCGTTTCGGGCTCAATGCGGCACTGGTGTCATGCGCGGTCGCGGCGTTCGCGTTTGCCTGGTCCTGGGCCGTGGTCCCGCGGGAACTGGATGCGCGGATCTACTATGAACTGGTGTTCTGGGGAGGCGGCCACGTACTCCAGTTCGCCTACACATTGCTGATGCTGGTGAGTTGGGTCTGGCTTGCATCGGCCCTTGATACAGGCGCGACCTCGCGTTTATCCATGCGTTTTTCCACGCGTTTTCCATTGTCTCCGCGGGTCGTAACCTTGCTATTTGCCATCGCATTGCTTGCCGTGTTCCTGACGCCAATCACCTATCTTGCGTACGACGTTACCTCCGTCGAGCACCACCGCATGCAGACTTTGCTGATGCGCTTCGGCGGCGGCCTGGTCATTGCGCCGATTGCGCTGGCGGTGTTGTGGTCCCTGCGGTCGGCACAGGGCATGTCCGTTGAAATGCGCCCGTTGCGCACCTCCCTCATTGCCTCGCTGGTGTTGTTTTCCGCGGGCGGCATCATCGGATTCCTGATCACCGGTAACAACGTACGCATTCCCGCGCACTATCATGGTTGTATCGTCGGCGTCACACTGGCGATGATGGGAGTTGTCTATCACCTGCTGCCGCGTCTCGGTTTTGCGGCGCCCAAGTCGCTGGCCGCGATCTGGCAGCCCGTCATCTACGGCGCCGGCCAGTTGATGCACATTGTCGGCTTGGTCTGGTCGGGTGGCTACGGCGTGCAGCGCAAGGTCGCCGGTGCCGATCAGGTATTGCGTACCACGCAGGAGACCTTTGGCATGGGGCTGATGGGACTCGGCGGCCTGATTGCGATCATAGGCGGCGTGATGTTCCTGCTCATCGTTCTGCGTTCGTTGCGCCGACAGGAAGCGAGCTGA
- a CDS encoding c-type cytochrome: MKKLALAALAALMGNLVAAHAAPIDEASIARGGRLYDNWIREAKEQLPAESHPGFATKPGVVPNVSDTWRCTECHGWDYKGNHGFVGIRARVGSDPAAIVSVMKNPTHRYADLMRESDLLDLAKFVSRGQTDLKAAIESGRRGKTPDASSVKTYSTICAGCHGLDGAQLREAMPIGDSARQRPYEVLHVILYGHPGGAMPALSALGPDVATRMLAYVQTLPSVNLPASIARGGRLYDDWQVEAGARRQSLPHPAYPATAYFAKDAQLTWRCKECHGFDYQGNQGDYASGNHATGIKGIRGMVGADPARIATILRDPKHQYGAVLKTRDLQDLANFVSAGQVDMNAAIDRQSRRIRGDAARGGAPYVTLCANCHGVDGYLIATRPLGRSVKTNPWGSLHTIVNGHPDEKMPALRELGMPLLLDILAHVQGFPESR, from the coding sequence ATGAAAAAGCTGGCGTTGGCCGCATTGGCGGCATTGATGGGGAATCTTGTGGCGGCACACGCAGCACCAATCGACGAAGCGTCGATTGCGCGCGGTGGGCGCCTGTACGACAATTGGATCCGGGAGGCAAAGGAACAACTCCCCGCTGAGTCGCATCCGGGCTTCGCCACCAAACCCGGCGTCGTCCCTAATGTCTCAGACACGTGGCGTTGTACCGAATGCCACGGCTGGGATTACAAGGGCAATCATGGCTTCGTCGGCATTCGCGCCCGCGTCGGCAGTGATCCCGCCGCGATTGTGTCGGTGATGAAAAACCCGACGCACCGCTACGCAGACCTGATGCGCGAAAGTGATCTGCTTGACCTGGCGAAATTCGTCAGCCGCGGACAGACCGACCTGAAGGCCGCCATCGAGTCAGGGCGCCGCGGAAAAACACCGGACGCGTCCTCGGTGAAGACCTATAGTACGATTTGCGCGGGCTGTCACGGCCTCGACGGTGCGCAGTTGCGCGAGGCCATGCCGATCGGCGATTCTGCGCGGCAGCGACCCTACGAAGTGCTGCATGTAATCCTTTACGGGCATCCCGGCGGCGCCATGCCCGCCCTCAGCGCATTGGGGCCGGATGTCGCAACGCGGATGCTGGCATACGTGCAAACGTTGCCGTCGGTAAATCTGCCCGCCTCAATCGCGCGCGGAGGCCGTTTGTACGACGACTGGCAGGTCGAAGCGGGCGCACGGCGCCAGTCATTGCCGCATCCCGCGTATCCCGCGACTGCGTACTTTGCCAAAGACGCACAGCTTACCTGGCGCTGCAAGGAATGCCATGGTTTTGACTACCAGGGTAACCAAGGCGACTATGCGAGTGGAAACCATGCCACCGGCATCAAAGGAATTCGCGGCATGGTGGGCGCCGATCCGGCACGAATCGCCACTATCCTGCGCGATCCCAAACACCAATATGGCGCCGTGCTGAAGACCCGCGACCTGCAGGACCTGGCGAATTTCGTCAGTGCCGGACAGGTCGACATGAATGCCGCCATCGACCGTCAGAGCCGTCGTATACGCGGCGACGCCGCGCGTGGCGGTGCGCCGTACGTTACCCTCTGCGCCAACTGCCACGGCGTCGATGGCTACCTTATCGCCACACGGCCTCTTGGCCGGTCGGTCAAGACGAATCCGTGGGGAAGCCTGCACACGATCGTCAACGGTCATCCCGACGAAAAGATGCCCGCGCTGAGAGAACTGGGCATGCCATTGCTGCTGGATATCCTCGCGCACGTGCAGGGGTTTCCGGAAAGCCGCTAG
- a CDS encoding cytochrome C yields the protein MKKVSFVAALVVALGVSANTSAAIDAKAATAIMAKAACNACHLPDKKLVGPAYKDVSAKYKPNAKAVDLLMQKVRTGGAGVWGPIPMPPNPKEKISDEDLKSLIGWILTL from the coding sequence ATGAAAAAAGTATCATTCGTCGCCGCACTGGTGGTGGCACTCGGCGTGAGCGCCAACACCTCCGCGGCAATCGATGCCAAGGCGGCCACTGCCATCATGGCGAAAGCCGCCTGCAACGCCTGCCATCTGCCGGACAAGAAACTGGTCGGTCCCGCGTACAAAGACGTATCGGCCAAATACAAACCCAATGCGAAGGCGGTTGACCTGCTGATGCAAAAGGTGCGGACCGGGGGCGCGGGTGTGTGGGGTCCGATTCCCATGCCGCCGAACCCGAAAGAAAAAATCAGCGACGAAGATCTGAAGAGCCTGATTGGCTGGATCCTGACGCTCTGA
- the cyoE gene encoding protoheme IX farnesyltransferase gives MLSTKNVTEASAIRIARDVLGLFKLRIGFMIMITALVGLAVTPGEALGLSKALAVMVSSASAGAFNQYYEHDSDRLMARTRGRAFVTGALPHSPAWLVLIALLLAVAVGAAGLLLNPVSAAFVFLGAFFYAIVYTVWLKRRSCWNIVIGGLAGSFAVLAGAAAVNPALGPLPWLLAAVLFLWTPPHFWSLAIANQAEYEAAGVPMLPVVVGTARAARIVLWSTIALAVTALLPVFFGAGVIYFTGALVGGGHFVHKAWRLAHAPTRKTAMGSFFASLVQLSLLLAAATLDSLLR, from the coding sequence ATGCTGAGCACAAAGAATGTCACGGAGGCATCCGCAATTCGCATCGCCCGCGACGTGCTTGGACTGTTCAAGCTGCGCATCGGGTTCATGATCATGATTACCGCATTGGTCGGCCTGGCGGTAACACCGGGTGAAGCATTGGGGCTGTCGAAAGCGCTGGCCGTGATGGTTTCATCGGCCAGTGCAGGAGCGTTCAATCAATATTACGAACACGATAGCGATCGCCTGATGGCTCGAACGCGGGGCCGTGCCTTTGTCACCGGTGCGCTGCCGCATTCGCCCGCGTGGCTGGTACTGATTGCGCTGCTCCTGGCAGTTGCAGTCGGCGCCGCCGGCTTGTTGCTGAATCCGGTCTCGGCGGCATTCGTTTTTCTTGGCGCGTTTTTCTATGCCATCGTCTATACCGTCTGGCTGAAGCGCCGCAGTTGCTGGAATATCGTCATCGGCGGACTGGCGGGCAGCTTTGCAGTGCTGGCCGGCGCGGCGGCGGTCAATCCTGCGCTCGGCCCACTTCCGTGGCTGCTCGCGGCGGTGTTGTTCCTGTGGACGCCACCACATTTCTGGAGTCTCGCGATTGCCAATCAGGCCGAGTATGAAGCCGCGGGCGTGCCGATGTTGCCGGTGGTGGTGGGTACCGCACGCGCCGCACGCATCGTGTTGTGGAGCACAATCGCACTCGCCGTGACCGCCCTGCTACCGGTGTTTTTCGGTGCAGGCGTGATCTACTTTACCGGAGCACTCGTCGGCGGCGGACACTTCGTTCACAAAGCGTGGCGGCTGGCGCATGCGCCGACCCGCAAGACCGCGATGGGGTCATTCTTTGCCTCATTGGTACAGTTGAGCCTGCTGCTCGCCGCCGCGACGCTCGACAGCCTCCTGCGCTAA
- a CDS encoding cytochrome b N-terminal domain-containing protein — protein MLNILQSVTQRAFLTVERIFNAFFGERLNPFYYLGAITYFLLWIVIVTGLYLYAFFETSVVNAYASVEALTHGQRYIGGVMRSVHRYASDALVLGMVLHLFRHFTFDHHRGFRWFSWVSGVALLWLTYASGVNGYMLPWDRLAQFVVTVTTEWFDVLPVIGGSMTRNFITNANVSDRLFSLLSFIHIGLPLTVMAVLWIHTQRVPGARTNPPRPLMYGIVATMIVLSFIKPAVSLPHADMSTMPALVEFDWFYLPAYALIDGWGPTKTWLLAIGGTLLLVALPWLPPRFAGKQKQWNLALHPDDRIIAVRTGETLLDAGLREGLPMPFECRNGGCGVCKCTLLHGKVALQPYQESVLTKDERAAGKTLLCCAEALSDVEIEYVPQAGARALPVRQYVARVTKLELLAEDVMRLCVQIEGGTPLNFHAGQYINIVLADGAKRSFSFATSPESTRAGEIELHVRRVVGGRFTTQVFATMQVGDALKFEGPMGAFTLREDSDKPIVFVAGSTGFAPVKSMLEHAFQIDLKRQMILYWGVRSRRDLYLGELAGQWAREHANFTFVPVLSEPHPEDQWTGRTGLVHEAILADFPDLSRHQVYACGSVQMVEAAYPAFVKRGISSDDCFSDAFHLAPQRPLNAGNAEMVKLGGSNV, from the coding sequence ATGCTCAACATACTTCAGTCCGTCACGCAGCGCGCATTTCTCACCGTTGAACGAATTTTTAACGCATTCTTTGGTGAACGGCTGAACCCGTTCTACTACCTCGGCGCGATCACCTATTTTCTGCTCTGGATCGTGATCGTTACCGGCCTTTATCTGTACGCTTTCTTTGAAACCAGCGTAGTCAACGCGTATGCCTCGGTGGAGGCATTGACCCACGGTCAGCGCTACATCGGCGGCGTCATGCGCAGCGTTCATCGCTACGCCTCGGACGCACTGGTGCTGGGTATGGTTTTGCACCTCTTCCGCCACTTCACGTTTGATCACCACCGCGGATTCCGCTGGTTTTCCTGGGTTTCCGGTGTGGCGTTGCTTTGGCTCACCTATGCCTCGGGCGTCAACGGCTACATGCTGCCGTGGGATCGTCTTGCGCAGTTCGTGGTCACCGTCACCACGGAATGGTTCGATGTATTGCCAGTGATTGGCGGCTCGATGACACGCAATTTCATTACCAACGCCAATGTCAGCGACCGGCTGTTTTCACTGCTTTCGTTTATTCATATCGGACTCCCGCTCACGGTGATGGCTGTCCTTTGGATTCACACGCAGCGCGTTCCCGGCGCCAGGACCAATCCGCCGCGCCCGCTCATGTACGGCATTGTCGCCACCATGATCGTCCTTTCCTTTATCAAGCCCGCGGTCAGCCTGCCCCACGCGGATATGTCGACCATGCCGGCCCTGGTTGAATTCGACTGGTTCTATCTGCCTGCGTATGCACTCATCGATGGCTGGGGGCCGACAAAGACCTGGCTGCTCGCCATCGGCGGCACGCTGTTGCTGGTTGCGCTGCCGTGGCTGCCCCCGCGGTTTGCCGGCAAGCAAAAGCAATGGAACCTGGCATTGCATCCTGATGACCGCATTATCGCCGTGCGCACCGGCGAGACCCTGCTTGATGCCGGACTGCGCGAGGGGTTGCCGATGCCGTTCGAATGCCGCAATGGCGGTTGCGGTGTCTGCAAATGTACGTTGCTGCACGGCAAGGTTGCCCTGCAACCGTATCAGGAATCGGTGCTGACCAAAGACGAGCGCGCGGCTGGCAAGACGCTGCTTTGTTGCGCCGAGGCGTTGAGTGACGTCGAGATTGAATATGTGCCGCAGGCCGGTGCGAGGGCATTGCCGGTCAGACAATATGTCGCCCGGGTAACAAAGCTTGAACTTCTCGCGGAAGACGTCATGCGCCTTTGCGTGCAGATTGAAGGCGGCACGCCACTTAATTTCCACGCCGGGCAGTACATCAACATCGTACTTGCCGATGGCGCAAAACGCAGCTTCTCGTTCGCGACCTCACCCGAATCCACCCGTGCAGGAGAAATCGAGCTGCATGTGCGGCGGGTTGTCGGCGGCCGATTCACGACACAGGTTTTCGCGACGATGCAGGTCGGCGACGCGCTCAAATTCGAGGGGCCGATGGGTGCCTTCACGCTGCGCGAAGACAGCGACAAGCCCATTGTTTTTGTTGCCGGCTCCACCGGATTTGCGCCGGTGAAGAGCATGCTCGAACATGCCTTCCAAATCGATCTGAAACGCCAAATGATCCTGTACTGGGGCGTGCGCAGCCGGCGCGATCTTTACCTCGGCGAACTGGCCGGACAATGGGCACGCGAGCACGCCAATTTCACCTTCGTGCCGGTGCTGTCCGAGCCGCATCCCGAAGACCAATGGACCGGCCGTACCGGTCTGGTTCATGAGGCGATCCTCGCCGACTTCCCGGATCTTTCCAGGCACCAGGTATATGCATGCGGTTCGGTACAGATGGTCGAAGCCGCGTACCCGGCCTTTGTCAAACGTGGCATTTCAAGCGACGATTGTTTCTCGGATGCTTTTCATTTGGCCCCTCAGCGTCCGCTTAATGCCGGCAACGCGGAAATGGTGAAACTCGGAGGCTCGAATGTCTAG
- a CDS encoding Crp/Fnr family transcriptional regulator, giving the protein MSPKIAVVHTAIQPEERHCTGAHLTTSPEIPVHDFLANIPLLRDASPEEIERMAAGTRRVYAQKGEALFRRGDPCEGFWIVLYGQIKLLVTSPQGMEKVIEIVGPGLTFGEAIMFTETACVVNAHALADSLLLHVSKKTVFAELERNPAFARKMLAGLSRRLHGLIRDVESYSMRSGTERVIGFLMRNDTSENDEESNEATVTLPASKVTIASRLNLTPEHFSRILHDLSAAGLIEVSGKTIHVPDLKRLRDFQG; this is encoded by the coding sequence ATGTCCCCGAAAATAGCGGTCGTCCACACCGCAATCCAGCCCGAAGAGCGACACTGCACCGGAGCGCATTTGACCACCAGTCCCGAAATTCCCGTCCATGACTTTCTGGCCAATATTCCGCTGCTGCGAGATGCGTCGCCAGAAGAGATCGAGCGCATGGCCGCCGGCACCCGGCGCGTTTACGCGCAAAAAGGCGAAGCGCTGTTCCGGCGCGGCGATCCTTGCGAGGGCTTCTGGATTGTGCTTTATGGGCAGATAAAGCTGTTGGTCACCTCGCCACAGGGAATGGAAAAGGTCATCGAAATCGTCGGCCCGGGCCTGACGTTCGGTGAGGCCATCATGTTCACCGAGACCGCTTGCGTGGTCAACGCGCACGCGCTGGCCGATTCGCTACTACTGCATGTTTCGAAGAAAACCGTGTTTGCCGAGCTTGAGCGCAATCCGGCTTTCGCCCGAAAAATGCTGGCCGGCCTGAGCCGCCGGTTGCACGGCCTGATTCGCGATGTGGAGTCGTATTCAATGCGTTCGGGTACCGAGCGGGTCATCGGCTTCCTGATGCGTAACGACACCAGTGAAAACGATGAAGAGAGCAACGAGGCCACGGTAACGTTGCCCGCCAGCAAAGTGACCATCGCCTCGCGACTCAATCTGACACCGGAACATTTCTCGCGCATCCTGCACGACCTTTCCGCCGCCGGGCTCATCGAGGTCAGCGGAAAAACGATCCACGTGCCTGATTTGAAGCGCTTGCGCGATTTCCAGGGCTGA